One Glycine max cultivar Williams 82 chromosome 4, Glycine_max_v4.0, whole genome shotgun sequence DNA segment encodes these proteins:
- the LOC121174785 gene encoding protein VAPYRIN-LIKE-like: MRADTDATTTVESLMSLAIRVGSIQAVKLLEAFSCNIDKSVLHEVATMDRIDTMKFVLERYGNDGKELDVDAVDSEGRTAIHMAAREGHVKVIKFCVSMG, encoded by the coding sequence ATGCGCGCCGACACGGACGCGACCACGACGGTGGAATCCCTCATGTCGCTCGCAATTAGGGTTGGGAGCATCCAAGCGGTTAAGCTTCTGGAAGCCTTTAGCTGCAATATCGACAAATCGGTTCTTCATGAGGTCGCGACGATGGATCGAATCGACACGATGAAGTTTGTGTTGGAGCGCTACGGCAATGATGGCAAGGAGTTGGACGTGGATGCGGTGGACTCCGAGGGGAGGACAGCGATCCACATGGCGGCGAGGGAGGGGCACGTGAAGGTTATCAAGTTCTGCGTCTCGATGGGATGA